Proteins co-encoded in one Anopheles moucheti chromosome X, idAnoMoucSN_F20_07, whole genome shotgun sequence genomic window:
- the LOC128306698 gene encoding uncharacterized protein LOC128306698, translating to MLETELECALNESSVQYSQENAVVEDDTETGQYILHDYQHSTISDRLDSLENATGTIIRKIDFLTNKTTPNFNPEINHRLDRLEHITSTIAAKLDILLDKSITPVNQRRKTINIGFEIISSEEEIKTFEANLNEISYFNEISSWLEDNIFEITPDNRMIEILDLLFTKQFLTEFSWTGISKGKQKIAMMTFKNILELFRFHGSTNDTTITQKDVARFLMKKLKNAAKRALIKGLRKSTQHKH from the coding sequence ATGCTAGAAACCGAGCTCGAGTGCGCGTTAAATGAAAGTTCAGTGCAATATTCACAAGAAAACGCTGTTGTGGAAGATGACACTGAAACTGGGCAATACATATTACATGATTACCAACATTCCACAATTAGTGATAGATTAGATAGCTTAGAAAACGCCACTGGAACAATAATACGCAAGATAGATTTTctaacgaacaaaacaacaccgaatTTCAACCCCGAAATCAATCATCGTTTGGACAGATTAGAACACATAACTTCAACCATCGCCGCAAAGTTAGATATTTTACTAGATAAATCCATAACTCCCGTAAACCAACGCCGCAAAACCATTAACATAGGTTTTGAAATTATCAGCAGTGAAGAAGAAATCAAAACTTTTGAAGCAAATCTGAATGAAATaagttattttaatgaaatttcttCATGGTTGGAAgacaatatttttgaaattactCCAGACAATAGAATGATCGAAATTTTGGACTTACTATtcacaaaacaatttttaactgAGTTCAGTTGGACCGGAATtagcaaaggaaaacaaaaaatagcaatgatgacttttaaaaacattttggaATTATTTAGATTTCACGGCAGCACGAACGATACCACAATTACACAGAAAGATGTAGCTCGTTTTCTtatgaagaaattaaaaaatgcgGCAAAACGGGCTTTAATTAAAGGATTGCGTaaaagcacacaacacaagcattga